In Psychrobacter ciconiae, the following are encoded in one genomic region:
- a CDS encoding DUF4391 domain-containing protein, producing MEYINFQAAPAEKDHSQVRGNLIDKVCEHLKLPESTFLGTRITKKMLIDNNELSSHDKKLVTDVIQSIEWRNTLKPDTVNISIHVTDTVEYLEVAVIRVVLKAGKKHKDRLTNITKLLHTLIPYPVVLLVELQDDLAISLADKRINQADKTKLVIEHIYNSDWLHPEKLSANENDFLNDFSLVNVSSLNYFELYQDLISMLIGLKASRISGIYKSKNSSISQRNHKPEAQVGSEKDGTSTSSDFSEKSNEDKTALLQKLERLEAELASIRKKLKKETQMNIKLRLNVEAQKIKQEIAAIRNELK from the coding sequence ATGGAATATATAAATTTTCAAGCTGCTCCTGCCGAAAAAGATCATTCTCAGGTTCGTGGTAATTTAATAGACAAGGTATGTGAGCACTTAAAGCTTCCTGAGTCTACATTCCTCGGTACGCGCATCACTAAAAAAATGCTCATAGATAACAATGAGCTTAGTAGTCATGATAAAAAGTTAGTCACGGATGTTATTCAATCTATAGAATGGCGCAATACCCTGAAGCCAGACACAGTTAATATTTCTATACATGTGACTGATACAGTTGAATACCTGGAAGTAGCGGTAATACGTGTTGTGCTAAAAGCTGGTAAGAAGCACAAAGATAGACTCACAAATATAACCAAGCTATTGCATACCTTAATTCCTTATCCAGTAGTTTTGTTGGTTGAGCTGCAGGATGATTTAGCAATTAGCTTGGCTGACAAGCGAATTAACCAAGCTGATAAAACCAAGCTGGTCATTGAGCATATTTATAACAGCGATTGGTTGCATCCAGAAAAACTAAGTGCTAACGAAAACGATTTTCTTAATGACTTCTCTTTGGTGAACGTCTCAAGTCTTAATTATTTTGAGCTCTATCAAGATCTTATCTCAATGCTTATAGGGTTAAAGGCCAGTAGGATTTCTGGGATATACAAATCAAAGAACTCTTCAATATCTCAAAGAAACCATAAGCCTGAAGCACAAGTAGGTAGTGAAAAAGATGGCACATCAACTAGCTCGGATTTTTCTGAGAAGAGTAATGAAGATAAAACAGCTTTACTCCAGAAGTTAGAAAGGTTAGAAGCGGAACTAGCTAGTATAAGAAAAAAGTTAAAAAAAGAAACGCAGATGAATATTAAGTTGCGTCTTAACGTAGAGGCACAAAAGATAAAGCAAGAAATTGCTGCTATCAGAAATGAGTTGAAGTAG
- a CDS encoding recombination directionality factor, producing MIKGLTITPPVLGRISIGRVINKDGKRLPAKDDQFTITSQVQNKDGWILHPLDSKLRRGGDKLRSIPVRMLFNDPDLNLKANYTLFDRQTGRPVCVGDGVRCQRRTNNGTESLPCPSPDRCPLAQNGGCKPYGRLYVNLSEDDELGTFVFRTTGFNSIRTLAARLSYFAAVSGNKLSCLPLQLTIRGKSTTQSYRTPIYFVDLTLRDGMTLKDAVIEANAIDTDLFDYGFDQAALELAAKTGYDNSDLGIDHEEGLEVMAEFYPDQEASGQIDSQAHQPSTPNQAGHQTESLQSIAQGLRQSVTAIS from the coding sequence ATGATTAAAGGTCTCACCATTACCCCGCCCGTGTTAGGGCGAATCAGCATTGGTCGCGTCATCAACAAGGACGGCAAACGCCTTCCTGCTAAAGACGATCAATTTACCATCACAAGCCAAGTCCAAAATAAGGACGGTTGGATCTTGCATCCACTAGACAGCAAATTGCGACGTGGAGGCGATAAGCTTCGATCCATCCCCGTTCGGATGCTGTTTAATGATCCGGATCTTAACCTAAAGGCAAATTACACCCTGTTTGATCGGCAAACTGGTCGCCCCGTTTGCGTGGGCGATGGCGTTCGCTGTCAGCGTAGAACTAATAACGGAACAGAATCGCTGCCTTGCCCATCGCCTGATCGCTGTCCGCTGGCTCAAAATGGCGGCTGCAAGCCTTATGGCAGGCTTTATGTGAATTTAAGCGAAGACGATGAGCTTGGAACGTTTGTGTTTCGAACCACTGGGTTTAATAGTATCCGAACGCTTGCAGCAAGGCTGTCTTACTTTGCCGCCGTGTCAGGAAACAAACTGTCTTGCTTGCCGCTTCAGCTGACTATTCGCGGTAAGAGCACGACGCAAAGCTATCGAACGCCGATTTACTTTGTGGATCTAACGCTTCGAGATGGCATGACTTTAAAAGATGCGGTGATTGAAGCCAATGCCATTGACACGGATCTATTTGATTATGGCTTTGATCAAGCGGCGCTTGAGCTTGCTGCTAAGACAGGTTATGACAACTCAGACCTTGGCATTGATCATGAGGAAGGACTTGAGGTGATGGCGGAGTTTTATCCAGATCAAGAAGCAAGTGGTCAGATCGACAGCCAAGCTCATCAGCCGTCAACGCCAAATCAAGCAGGTCATCAAACCGAATCGTTGCAATCAATCGCTCAAGGGCTTCGGCAAAGCGTCACTGCCATAAGCTAA
- a CDS encoding DUF932 domain-containing protein has product MAHLVESMAYVGDTPWHGLGNELSPNQPLEVWAHEAGLDWRIESSDVSFMAQNDQGHNLILPFAEQKVLYRSDTLDPLSVVSQRYQEVQPEEILEFYRDLTQNSHFELETAGVLKGGRKLWALARTGQSARLKGGDVSHGYLLLATACDGTLATTAQFTNIRVVCNNTLAVSLADGSGGVVKVPHSTQFDAEKVKQQLGVSVNQWDQHIYEMKQLSERRVTQAEAANYLSRVFNDHDSDLILFNRKKQNDPIPNAKAMDKVMKMFNGQGRGADLDAARDTAYGLLCSITEFVDHERRAMNTDNRLNSAWFGAGAKLKQKGLDESLRMLA; this is encoded by the coding sequence ATGGCACATTTAGTTGAAAGCATGGCGTATGTTGGCGATACCCCTTGGCATGGTTTAGGAAATGAGTTGTCCCCAAATCAGCCGCTTGAGGTTTGGGCTCATGAAGCAGGGCTTGATTGGCGGATTGAATCGTCCGATGTCAGCTTCATGGCGCAAAACGATCAAGGTCATAACTTAATCTTGCCGTTTGCTGAGCAAAAGGTGTTGTACCGATCAGACACGCTTGATCCGTTATCGGTCGTCAGCCAGCGTTATCAGGAAGTCCAGCCTGAAGAGATCTTGGAGTTTTATCGTGATTTGACGCAGAACTCACACTTTGAGCTTGAAACGGCAGGAGTGCTAAAAGGCGGTCGAAAGCTTTGGGCATTGGCTCGAACAGGTCAATCAGCCCGCCTGAAGGGCGGTGATGTCAGTCATGGCTATTTGCTCTTAGCAACCGCTTGCGATGGCACACTTGCCACCACCGCCCAATTTACCAATATCCGCGTGGTTTGTAATAACACCTTAGCGGTAAGCCTTGCCGATGGTAGTGGTGGCGTGGTGAAAGTCCCGCATTCCACCCAGTTTGATGCTGAAAAGGTCAAGCAGCAATTGGGCGTGTCTGTCAATCAGTGGGATCAGCACATCTATGAGATGAAGCAGTTGTCAGAGCGGCGCGTGACCCAAGCGGAAGCGGCTAATTACTTAAGCCGCGTATTTAACGATCATGACAGTGATTTGATTTTGTTTAACCGCAAAAAGCAAAACGATCCGATTCCAAATGCCAAAGCGATGGACAAGGTCATGAAGATGTTTAACGGTCAAGGTCGCGGCGCGGATTTAGATGCCGCCCGTGATACCGCTTATGGGCTTTTATGCAGTATCACCGAGTTTGTCGATCATGAGCGCCGAGCAATGAATACCGACAACCGCCTAAACTCTGCTTGGTTTGGCGCAGGAGCCAAGCTTAAGCAAAAGGGGTTAGATGAATCACTTCGGATGCTTGCTTAA
- a CDS encoding helicase-related protein, protein MLIDNVVEKVSDTLISSIQDDDKLSVMTGLFSIYAYEHLKESLNKIDSARLLFSQAKGFDYLSSSDNESPFGALNGTALENKFRNQLKQKAVAQEFASWLEKKVSVRLVQQIGAVHQHVIHVDSIFESVAINGAQFNGQGLGLTESKGFDMITLANADQAQELLAFFNRVWSSKAQVKEAKELYQAELAKLTSDQTPQFIYFITLYSIFKGFIGELQEDKILKVKTGFKDTIVWNKLYKFQKDGVLGAINKLEHFNGCIIADSVGLGKTFEALAVIKYYELRNDKVLVLCPKKLRDNWLIYTQNDKRNLLASDRFNYDVLNHTDMSRTNGFSGDINLETINWGNYDLVVIDESHNFRNNNPKKDGRNRYQRLLEDIIQAGVKTKVLMLSATPVNNRLNDMKNQVAFITEADDHALLDHGISSIEGTLRQAQTRFSKWAEQDPDERTSKDLLDSMNFDYFKLLDIYTIARSRKHIEKYYGTSDMGKFPTRLLPINLKASIDLKDQFPPLEEVNKNIRRLSLAFYSPIKYVRVDKKAEYARRYDQEVKGGKSVFKQIDREESLIHLIRINLLKRMESSIHSFTLTLEKLLTQVNVLLEKIEHFDSNLMSENTEEFVAPSIEEIDDLEFESPELAPYLIGNKTKVRIQDMDLIRFTQDLEADSIFLQEILRVSKSVDAARDAKLTMLKSNYSDKCKNPINGSNKKVIIFTAFADTAEYLYKNISSWAEQELGLHSAIITGQRTETTLRGTDGKKFKTDLNSLLTHFSPKSKERDKVFPEFKEEIDILIATDCISEGQNLQDCDYLINYDIHWNPVRIIQRFGRIDRLGSTNDVIQLVNFWPNMELDEYINLEARVSGRMVLLDISATGEENIIEQDPKINKGMNDLEYRRKQLEQLQNAVVDLEEISGGVSITDLTLNDFRMDLTGFISNNEQDNTSLLEQTPIGLFAPVIISKEAFESESSQFAGLQDEVEPGVIFCLKDIKGKVQVEDSYSLAPYYLVYVSDEEEVLLSFTQSKNILDLCKKLGSELTEVSQSSTAYQEFASRTKNGKQMKHYQNLLSKAVENIAGKSEEIGAVSLFNRGGTVLSASSTQNVNDFEVISYMVVL, encoded by the coding sequence ATGCTAATCGATAACGTAGTAGAAAAAGTATCTGATACTCTTATTAGCTCGATCCAAGACGATGACAAGCTATCCGTAATGACAGGTCTTTTTTCCATATATGCATACGAACATTTGAAAGAATCACTTAATAAAATTGATTCAGCTCGACTGCTCTTCTCTCAAGCCAAAGGGTTTGATTATTTAAGCTCATCAGATAATGAGTCTCCATTTGGTGCGTTAAATGGTACTGCGTTAGAAAACAAGTTTCGTAATCAGCTAAAACAAAAGGCAGTAGCTCAAGAGTTTGCAAGTTGGTTAGAGAAAAAAGTTTCAGTTCGACTGGTTCAACAGATTGGTGCCGTTCATCAACATGTCATACATGTAGATTCAATATTTGAATCAGTTGCTATCAATGGGGCTCAATTTAACGGTCAAGGTCTGGGTCTAACTGAATCTAAGGGTTTTGATATGATAACCCTTGCAAATGCTGACCAAGCTCAAGAGTTGCTTGCATTCTTTAATCGAGTTTGGAGTAGTAAAGCGCAAGTTAAAGAGGCTAAAGAGCTTTATCAAGCAGAGTTAGCAAAGCTAACTTCGGATCAAACACCCCAATTTATTTACTTCATTACTTTGTATAGTATCTTTAAAGGCTTTATTGGTGAGTTGCAAGAAGATAAGATTTTGAAAGTAAAAACAGGTTTTAAAGATACTATCGTCTGGAATAAGCTCTATAAGTTTCAAAAGGATGGCGTATTAGGTGCAATCAATAAGCTGGAACACTTCAACGGATGTATTATTGCTGATAGTGTAGGCTTAGGTAAAACATTCGAGGCGCTTGCTGTAATTAAGTACTACGAGCTTCGTAATGATAAGGTCTTAGTTCTCTGTCCAAAAAAATTGCGTGATAATTGGCTAATCTATACACAGAACGATAAGCGTAACCTACTTGCAAGTGACCGTTTTAATTATGATGTGCTAAACCATACGGACATGAGTCGTACCAATGGGTTCTCAGGAGATATAAATCTTGAAACTATTAATTGGGGTAACTATGACCTCGTTGTAATCGATGAGTCGCATAACTTTAGGAATAATAATCCTAAAAAAGATGGGCGTAATCGCTATCAAAGGTTGCTTGAAGATATTATTCAAGCTGGTGTAAAAACGAAAGTACTGATGCTTTCTGCCACACCAGTAAATAACCGCTTGAATGATATGAAAAACCAAGTGGCTTTCATTACAGAAGCAGATGACCATGCTTTGCTAGATCATGGCATTAGCAGTATTGAAGGAACATTAAGGCAAGCGCAAACAAGGTTTTCAAAATGGGCAGAGCAGGATCCTGATGAGCGTACTTCAAAAGATTTGCTTGACTCAATGAACTTTGACTATTTTAAGTTGCTTGATATTTATACTATTGCTCGTTCTCGTAAGCATATTGAAAAGTATTATGGTACATCAGATATGGGGAAATTCCCTACACGTCTGCTACCAATCAATCTTAAGGCTTCAATAGACCTAAAGGATCAGTTCCCACCTTTAGAAGAAGTAAATAAAAATATTCGTAGGCTCTCATTAGCATTCTACTCACCAATAAAATACGTCAGAGTCGATAAAAAAGCTGAATATGCCCGAAGGTATGACCAAGAAGTTAAAGGTGGGAAAAGTGTATTTAAGCAGATTGATCGCGAAGAAAGCTTAATTCATCTTATTCGCATTAACTTATTGAAGCGTATGGAAAGCTCCATTCACTCGTTCACATTAACTCTAGAAAAACTACTGACGCAAGTGAATGTGTTGCTAGAAAAAATAGAGCACTTTGATTCCAACTTGATGAGTGAGAATACGGAAGAGTTTGTGGCTCCATCAATTGAAGAAATTGATGACCTTGAATTCGAATCTCCAGAGTTAGCGCCATACCTAATAGGTAATAAAACAAAAGTTCGCATCCAAGATATGGATTTAATTAGATTTACTCAAGATCTAGAGGCGGATAGTATTTTTCTTCAAGAAATCTTACGTGTATCTAAAAGTGTAGATGCAGCACGAGATGCGAAGCTAACAATGCTAAAAAGTAATTATTCTGATAAATGTAAAAACCCAATAAACGGAAGTAATAAAAAAGTAATCATTTTTACAGCATTTGCTGATACAGCGGAATACCTATATAAAAATATTTCTTCATGGGCTGAGCAAGAGCTAGGTCTCCATTCAGCAATCATTACAGGGCAACGTACAGAGACGACTTTACGTGGAACTGATGGTAAGAAGTTCAAAACAGACTTGAACAGTCTTCTTACTCACTTCTCACCTAAATCGAAAGAACGTGACAAAGTATTCCCTGAGTTTAAAGAAGAGATTGATATTTTAATTGCTACTGATTGTATTTCAGAAGGTCAGAATCTTCAGGACTGTGATTATCTCATCAACTATGATATTCACTGGAATCCAGTTCGCATCATTCAGCGTTTTGGTCGTATTGATCGTTTAGGTTCAACCAATGATGTCATTCAGCTGGTTAACTTTTGGCCAAACATGGAATTAGATGAGTATATTAATCTTGAAGCTAGAGTTAGTGGTCGAATGGTCTTACTTGATATCTCAGCAACAGGTGAAGAAAATATAATTGAGCAAGACCCAAAAATAAACAAAGGGATGAATGACCTTGAGTATCGCAGAAAGCAGCTTGAACAGCTTCAAAATGCCGTCGTAGACCTTGAGGAAATATCTGGTGGGGTATCAATCACAGATCTCACTCTCAATGACTTTAGAATGGATTTAACAGGCTTTATTAGTAATAATGAGCAAGATAATACTAGCTTGCTAGAGCAAACTCCAATTGGTTTGTTTGCTCCTGTGATTATATCTAAAGAAGCATTTGAATCAGAATCAAGCCAGTTTGCAGGATTACAGGATGAGGTTGAACCAGGTGTTATTTTCTGTCTAAAAGATATCAAGGGTAAAGTGCAAGTTGAAGACAGCTATTCTCTCGCACCTTACTATCTTGTTTATGTCTCTGATGAAGAAGAGGTCTTACTTTCCTTTACCCAGTCCAAGAATATTCTTGATCTATGTAAAAAGCTAGGGTCAGAGCTAACCGAGGTTAGCCAGTCCAGTACAGCTTATCAAGAGTTTGCTAGCAGAACTAAAAATGGTAAACAGATGAAACATTATCAAAATCTTTTATCAAAAGCGGTGGAAAATATTGCTGGTAAAAGCGAAGAGATTGGTGCTGTGAGCTTGTTTAACAGAGGCGGAACAGTCTTATCAGCATCTAGCACTCAAAACGTGAATGACTTTGAAGTGATTAGTTATATGGTTGTCTTGTAA
- a CDS encoding YqaJ viral recombinase family nuclease: METIALKHNSANTNPTKRLSIVAKPETAKRLASTKNLTYDQWLEVRKQGIGSSDAAAACGIHPYLSMLELWMIKTGRLESAIDEGSDSYAPLYWGKMLEPLVAKSYQEQTGNKVRRVNAVLQHSDKPFMLANLDYQVVGSDEVQILECKTTGEHGSKLWKNGVPLYVTCQVQHQLAVTGKKAAHICVLLAGHETKIFKVDRDEKLIESIMEYESRFWQFVTADTPPPPDHSESAAKALKLLYPNPRPESKLDLTHDDQANALFDELLGYRDYMEELQQRHDKVKHQLQRLITDHEVAVFARGAISWKRSKDSVSLDSKALLKVHPELIEKFGKTRSGSRRFVVLDK; the protein is encoded by the coding sequence ATGGAAACGATCGCATTAAAACACAACAGCGCTAATACCAATCCAACCAAACGTCTAAGCATCGTAGCTAAACCTGAAACTGCAAAGCGTCTGGCAAGCACCAAAAACTTAACTTATGATCAATGGCTCGAAGTCCGCAAGCAAGGCATTGGCAGCTCTGATGCCGCCGCTGCTTGTGGTATTCATCCGTATCTGTCTATGCTTGAGCTTTGGATGATCAAAACCGGACGGCTGGAATCTGCTATTGATGAGGGAAGTGACAGCTACGCGCCGTTGTACTGGGGCAAAATGCTTGAGCCCTTGGTTGCCAAATCTTATCAAGAGCAAACCGGAAACAAAGTCCGCCGAGTCAACGCGGTGCTTCAGCATTCAGATAAGCCGTTTATGCTTGCCAATCTTGACTATCAAGTGGTGGGATCAGATGAGGTGCAGATCCTAGAGTGTAAAACAACAGGGGAGCATGGATCAAAGCTTTGGAAAAATGGCGTGCCTTTGTATGTGACTTGCCAAGTTCAGCATCAACTTGCGGTAACAGGCAAAAAGGCGGCTCACATCTGCGTGTTGTTAGCCGGTCACGAAACCAAGATCTTTAAGGTTGATCGTGATGAAAAGCTTATTGAATCGATCATGGAGTATGAATCGCGCTTTTGGCAGTTTGTGACTGCTGACACCCCGCCGCCGCCGGATCATTCAGAGTCAGCCGCCAAAGCACTAAAGCTGCTTTATCCAAACCCAAGACCTGAAAGTAAGCTTGATTTAACTCACGATGATCAAGCCAATGCGCTTTTTGATGAGCTGCTTGGCTACCGCGACTACATGGAAGAGTTGCAGCAGCGCCATGACAAGGTGAAGCATCAATTGCAGCGTTTGATTACGGATCACGAAGTTGCCGTGTTTGCTCGCGGCGCGATTTCATGGAAACGGTCTAAAGATAGCGTAAGCCTTGATAGCAAAGCGCTGCTCAAAGTCCATCCGGAGCTGATCGAGAAGTTTGGTAAAACAAGATCAGGAAGCCGCCGCTTTGTGGTGCTGGATAAGTAA
- a CDS encoding competence protein CoiA family protein: MTMSIALDTQDRIVHINQVERGLACMCLCFECGESVVARKGDKNEHHFSHVSNKESCTISSESILHKFAKQVIIDEYAISLPALPDNENQDAQVWLFDQITAEQSMGRIRPDLVATINNEMIFIEVAVTSFINEDKLALIKQLGIKTVEIDLRDLLKQNIEVPSDAAKDYILNQVINKQWVFPESLPSKSESISVAQTPPSQSCQLVSKDVSERFDKGFEIYRFVINQVWVDVRKFNSGMVSVKCVNFNPEIIQLLKQWRREGRGQYNATYKSWNYFKPFSDTVFERLQDMDMTPKQ, translated from the coding sequence ATGACCATGTCAATTGCGCTTGATACTCAAGATCGTATCGTTCACATCAATCAAGTCGAAAGGGGGCTGGCTTGTATGTGTCTTTGCTTTGAATGCGGTGAATCTGTCGTCGCCCGTAAAGGCGATAAAAACGAACATCATTTTTCTCATGTGAGTAATAAAGAAAGCTGTACGATTTCCTCAGAAAGCATTCTACACAAGTTTGCTAAACAGGTCATTATTGATGAGTATGCCATAAGTCTGCCTGCCCTTCCCGATAATGAAAATCAAGATGCTCAAGTTTGGTTGTTTGACCAAATTACTGCGGAGCAATCTATGGGGCGCATTCGTCCTGATTTGGTGGCAACGATCAACAACGAGATGATTTTTATTGAAGTTGCGGTTACCTCGTTTATCAATGAGGATAAGCTTGCCTTAATCAAACAGCTAGGAATCAAGACGGTTGAAATTGATCTGCGCGATTTGCTTAAGCAAAATATTGAAGTACCAAGTGATGCTGCTAAAGACTATATTTTAAATCAAGTAATTAACAAACAATGGGTTTTTCCTGAATCATTACCCTCTAAAAGTGAATCAATTTCAGTAGCCCAAACACCGCCAAGCCAAAGCTGCCAGCTGGTCTCTAAAGATGTCTCAGAGCGATTTGACAAAGGGTTTGAGATTTATCGCTTTGTGATCAATCAAGTTTGGGTAGATGTTCGAAAGTTCAATTCAGGGATGGTATCCGTGAAATGTGTTAATTTTAACCCTGAGATCATTCAGCTGTTGAAACAATGGCGGCGAGAAGGTCGCGGTCAATATAATGCGACCTATAAGTCATGGAATTACTTTAAGCCATTTTCTGATACTGTGTTTGAGCGATTACAAGACATGGACATGACCCCAAAACAATAG
- a CDS encoding Holliday junction resolvase-like protein, which yields MINTILLLTVLIALVLLVLAVQKILAQNKVILQNERDIANIQTAMIQQKADFETDLEQKIKEAKKRSNNMQRNVLKGQIGEQFTPFIADFPYNPSDCRFLGEPIDYMIFQNLHACSEGLADIEDVQIIIAEVKTGNARLNARQKIIKQAIANGQVSFKELRIKYCEETESMTVLTT from the coding sequence ATGATTAATACTATTTTACTGCTGACTGTTTTGATTGCCTTGGTTCTATTGGTGCTTGCCGTCCAAAAAATCTTAGCGCAAAACAAAGTCATTTTGCAGAACGAACGTGACATTGCTAATATTCAAACCGCGATGATTCAGCAAAAAGCGGATTTTGAAACCGATCTTGAGCAAAAAATTAAGGAAGCTAAAAAGCGCTCTAACAACATGCAGCGCAACGTTCTAAAAGGTCAAATTGGTGAGCAGTTTACGCCCTTTATTGCCGACTTTCCTTACAATCCATCTGACTGCCGCTTTTTAGGAGAACCGATCGATTATATGATTTTTCAAAATCTTCATGCTTGCTCAGAAGGGCTGGCTGATATAGAGGATGTTCAAATCATTATTGCTGAGGTAAAAACGGGTAATGCCAGACTTAATGCGCGTCAAAAAATTATTAAGCAGGCGATTGCAAATGGTCAAGTCAGCTTTAAAGAGCTACGGATTAAATACTGTGAGGAGACAGAAAGCATGACGGTTTTGACCACCTAA
- a CDS encoding AAA family ATPase, with amino-acid sequence MITYIRFNNFYSYPEATELLFTLGKQPSHSNQDFYVETVNDRYRLNKITAILGANGSGKTQLLKAIAFLRFFMAQSTSLLDSDEPIPFSQFAMSQDAPSDFEFGFLLKSDSGFDEYRYELTLTQTCVVKEALYKKTSRQFSYLFIRHYEDGKLSYKHRNFLIPSLADDVKANASLISYARLLDAPIADSICDMLEQYKTNVASIGRIGSITQTMPEVTELFASDDELKQIAETLLCQFDTGITKINIKKVMMINEGKQQEVLLPFGVHNIGNESFELIFLEESNGTQSAYSLLGLILPILKNGGVAIIDELDNDLHPLLLPAILDLFRSSHHNPHNAQLIFSCHTPEVFNLLNKHQIYLVEKYDQASEAWRLDEVEGVRNDDNLYAKYMAGAFDAIPNL; translated from the coding sequence ATGATTACTTACATTCGCTTTAATAATTTTTATTCTTACCCTGAAGCCACTGAGCTGTTATTCACACTTGGTAAACAGCCATCTCACTCTAACCAAGATTTTTATGTTGAGACGGTTAATGACCGCTATCGCTTAAATAAAATCACTGCAATATTAGGAGCTAATGGCTCAGGGAAAACTCAGCTATTGAAAGCCATCGCCTTTCTACGGTTTTTTATGGCGCAGTCTACCAGCCTTCTTGACTCAGATGAGCCGATTCCTTTTAGTCAGTTTGCCATGAGTCAAGATGCGCCGTCTGATTTTGAGTTTGGGTTTTTATTAAAATCAGACAGCGGTTTTGATGAATATCGTTATGAGCTGACCCTTACCCAAACCTGCGTCGTTAAAGAAGCGCTATATAAAAAAACCAGCCGTCAGTTCAGCTATCTTTTTATCCGTCATTATGAAGATGGTAAGCTTAGCTACAAGCACCGCAATTTTTTAATACCTTCATTAGCCGATGACGTTAAAGCAAATGCTTCGCTTATCAGCTATGCAAGGCTGCTTGATGCGCCGATTGCAGATAGCATCTGTGACATGCTTGAGCAATATAAAACTAATGTCGCCTCTATTGGTCGCATTGGCAGTATCACTCAGACCATGCCCGAGGTGACGGAGCTTTTTGCCAGTGATGACGAGCTTAAACAAATTGCTGAAACGCTACTTTGCCAGTTTGATACGGGCATCACAAAGATCAATATCAAAAAAGTTATGATGATTAATGAAGGCAAACAGCAAGAAGTATTGCTACCGTTTGGCGTTCATAACATCGGTAATGAATCATTTGAGTTGATATTTTTGGAGGAATCAAATGGCACGCAGTCCGCTTATAGCCTGCTTGGGCTAATCTTGCCTATTTTAAAAAATGGCGGCGTTGCTATTATCGATGAGCTTGATAACGATTTACACCCGCTGCTATTGCCTGCCATTTTAGATTTATTTCGCTCATCCCATCACAACCCGCATAACGCTCAGCTGATCTTTAGCTGTCATACTCCTGAGGTCTTTAACCTTCTTAACAAGCACCAAATTTATTTGGTTGAAAAATATGATCAGGCTTCAGAAGCTTGGCGACTTGATGAGGTCGAAGGCGTTCGTAATGACGACAACCTTTATGCCAAATACATGGCTGGCGCGTTTGACGCAATCCCGAATTTATAA
- a CDS encoding helix-turn-helix transcriptional regulator yields the protein MENLNATQPVIEQCNHIPQLLSIKDVIHYTGLSRSTIYEMIDENSDRHDPTFPKKVQLTKVRVVWVASEVAEWINNKIASRSNV from the coding sequence ATGGAAAATTTGAATGCAACACAACCAGTTATCGAGCAATGCAACCACATTCCGCAGCTATTAAGCATTAAAGACGTTATTCACTACACGGGTCTTAGCCGTTCGACAATTTACGAAATGATTGATGAAAATTCTGATCGGCATGATCCCACGTTCCCTAAGAAAGTTCAACTCACAAAAGTCCGCGTAGTTTGGGTAGCAAGTGAGGTGGCTGAATGGATCAACAATAAAATTGCTTCTAGATCTAACGTTTAG